agcatgtatttcattcatacgtgattggatgcattggaattagctgagcgatcctaactagACAACGACTAATAGACACAATAGTTGaaaagtgcatgcttaatttagatcctaacccgactaaattaaaggttcataataacGTTAAagagctctattatcttgcatagtttttagttttatgtgattaaatttttttaaacctaaCTCGTCCTTGTTACTTCAcatgaattctaagaaacccttaatttaatatgattagtaaaatgcatgttctactaagtaaaagattctgaaaggacttaatttggtttcaaactcatgaaaggtcgagttgccatggaatattttcTGAACACTGTTAAACATGAGAAATTTGAATTAAGTTGAATGATGTAATTATTCTAGCCTAatcatgttattgattgttgaaattTGTGTTGTTGCTGCTAAGTTCATCTCAtacattttagttaattatcATACTTAGATTAGAATGGCATTAGGGATCATCTTGCAtctagataatttaatttagtttaatcatCCATCACTTGACATATTGTGTTATTTTCACCAATTTGTAATGctttaattttgcaattaattgattaacatacacagtccctgtggagacgataactcttttacttatttattacttgataacgactatgtacacttgcacaaacctgcACGTTACAACACACTAGTAAATATTACTAGGGTTGTCGCCTCTCTCTTCTCTTATGAAGGGAATTGGCCTCTCATGTATTGGTCCTCATTATATGTGCTTCCAAGACTTTTGACAcaacactttataattcaatccaatcaAATACTTGTTtcatatttcccaaaataaatattatttacatagttaattaaattaactaaattaatttctcaattaaataatttcctcaacccaattctaatttcgttaaagtcGGGACAACTTTaacgtaaaagaatctatgaggaaatctatttaatttccttattcaacagattcataattaattaatttaattctatttttaacttgagttatttaattataattaattaaataaaattgaaaaaacttaaattaattctcaagtcactTATGTACTTAGcaagaaaacacattcatttgtgAATACAACCCATTTCtcttatttcattattttattcatttctattcatttggttctacatgcaatttGTTTTTGGTTTCAATATATTAGCAGAGGGAtcgattaaattgaatgttcatatgtgattatattgtgactaaattaatatatatatatatgttagtatgaATTTACCATGTTATAAAACGACGTAAATCCAATGATTTATGATGATTACtgagccccatttgaaccttaggaattcgtaggatacaaataacatttcattagggtttacatgattcgagtattggtcctgaatgtcctaaGGATGGCTGAGGTCCGGCATCTATTGCggatactccatagctcgtgtgagcagcatcgtgtaacTACGTTCTGACCCACAATTcatgtgagcagacccattttcaCGGCTTATGTGAGCATACTTATTCgcaactcgtgtgagcatacatgtacaagaattgacAAATTACtgttatatgagttagcacactatgCGTGAGCTATCACGGGAAtctaacgatattctaaattGTTCAACAGGTATTATTCAGATAAGAAATgaaagagaatgatatgtattatgacatgtacatatatgaacatctttgatatgatgatacatgaaaattatgtaagttgaggtgagtaataaactcaagtgttaCATGTTGAGAATAAATggttatcaatgttgaatttatatgaaatatgttcaagtatgctaacatatGTTGTTGTTTGAGCTTAGGcatgtgccaagctattggttgaatggtattatgtttacttataagttgcattgaaattgtaagtgctcaaatggaaatatggttgtgttcatgaaagagtggtaaggttaaaattatgcaatttcttatgaaatggtttatcatgtgattaatttgaaaagagctatgtttaaatacactagattgtggctatggttgaatgatattcTTATGTtgtgtgtgttatgcatatgaaacggttgtggaaaggtaatgaaatagtaagttcatgcttgaagtgtaaaatgatgaaaaagggaatgatgtgttgaattgatgttattatttaagttaaagaaagtaaatgcaatggaaagtaatgaaatacaaatgaaaataagaaaatttgaaagggtttaaagttattaaaaatcctactatgctagggatgATCTGTATTTGTGATgctatggatttattcactttgtaagttgttgaatatggtttcatgaatctTGCAGTATCGATATaagattattcttgatatgtataaatttcatatttgagaTGGATTCATATGACTAAAGTTTATACGatcttactaagcattcattttttacttagttttttccttacttttcaaattatcaGAAGCTCAATCGGGTTAAAAGCTAGTCGGacatccatcacactatccaacgattatatcggtagattttgatgacctggttaaggttataatggcatgtataggtggacttatggttgatgattggttgaatgttagttgctgagtttggcatgtatatgtcatttggGGTGATGTAGTCTTGGTACATTTGGTACcttgttgatatgtgttaatttgataatgtgctaaagcatgtttgaatggtcaaagtgatatatgatgagttgacctcaacatggtcaaCATATGGCAtgctttggaaaggttttgaatagGTAAGCATGATTGAAATATGTTTTGTATACATGTTGATTGTTGGAACCATCTGGATATGGTTAGATTTGTATCTTTAAATAGCCAAAATGGTATGGTTATTATGtatcaattatgttatgttttggcattGAAACAAGTTAAATGATAATTggataaatatgcacatgtataggtgtttttggTTAATGTTTTAGCCATTAagttttggcttgtaaatttggtattttcaatgattgaaatggttgatatgCGGATATATGTTTGTGGCCTTTTGATACATGGCTTTATAGTCTTTATGATGCTTAGATGATGGAAGTTGAAcatggtcattttggtattaAAAATGTAGATGGTATTTATGGCTTATGATGCTAAATGTGAAATGGTAAATTAGGAACATATGAGTGTGGATTTGATATGTGtataaaatggtaagttttggctAAACTAAGAATTtagttatacatgtttaattgttgttattgaggtgccttttgggcatattggttgtataaAATATGTACTTATTTGGATAACTTGTTATATGGTTTGGTGTACTTTGGGATGCTTGATTACATGTGGTAAATTGGTTACACGTGTGTGcatgaatgggtgagaaaaatggcctaaaaatggcccattttttTCCACACGGTTaaagacacaggcgtgtgtctcattTGTGTGtaacacatggtcgtgtgtcccctgtaggtttttaaaggttgcatttcgagagttacatggcctagcacacaagcGTGTCTCTCAGCCatgttagagagttacacgggctcgGATACATGCtgggacacggtcatgtgtccctacttcgaatgtccacacggcctgagacatgggcgtgtctctcagccatgtgagtcacacggcctggccacatgcctgtgtgacCCCAGCAGTTTTGAAAATTGTcatctttttctaaaaaattcttatgtttccgatttagtcccaacttgtttttaatgtgtttttagggcattaagggcttgtataagggacaatatgtatgttattgattggTTTTACTATGATTgatgatatgaattaaatttttttaaaatttttgatagttttgaaatgtaaactccggtaatgcttcgtaaccctttTCCAGCgatagatacgggttaagggtgttacacttaaTAAGTGTTCAGCCAATGATCTTTTCATCAgagtgttaccctcataggatatcatttatctctttgggataaatttgttttcCTAATATGATCATactttatctcatggtaactattacatcttcctttttgaaaagttaatcactatcaaatagcaattaagtcatttatcacaaagacaaatgactcgTTGCCACATTTgtttttcatctatcatgtaattttgatgagaggatatcatttaccctttagttgggctatgaattccactatcgTGGGATGATGCTACATATCAGAAAAGTCGTCAATGCAATGCACCGACTTtctttgaactcaagcttttacttacatcaaagtatcttattcaaatatacatagtctgtcatccacttaggattaagTTATGTCACAACTGAATAGACCCATGAACAAATCTAGGATCTATACTACTAAGCTCCTCTTGTTTGATGTACTGCCAATCCAGTCAAccacatctatatctctatcttttaggaGCTATCTATTCTAATCCTCAAGATAAtgcatctcctcaattggacttgatacatgacatattagtctttcaatagGTTTTCACATTTTCGATTAGACAAAATACATGTTTAGttttatctactaatacaagttgtctttccgtGTTATGATTTgactgttggatctggtgccttaagtgtagtatttttgtctgagtacacttgtaattttttcaaacaaattggttaataaaatttttcatgaattacattaatacccatTGTATATTCTCCTCACgtggtttttgcatgtaaagaaaaatagaagcaaatattagctcactggttgtctaatgtttaactaataacTAAGCAGTATTACGTGGTCGAATCGTAATACACAAAGATAGTTTCTATTATTAAAGGAACCTAAACATTTCctttagtctaatcgaaaagaAGCataccgattgaaagactaatatgtcatctatcaagtccaattgggaagATCTTTTATCTTGGGCATCGAAGCAGATAACTCCAAGAAGATAGacacatagatgtgactgaatGGACTGATAGTCAGTATACAAAATCCATTAAGGATAATATACAATAAACATTAATGTGAtcaatggatattttattaaatcaatttgttcaaaaaataaaaatgtaaaaagacgAATATAGTACACTTAGGGCACTAAATCCAACACCTAGTACTCTATCAAATCCAATAATCCACCTCTCTTCCTCATTCCTCAACAACCCACCCAATGTAGTAGTCAAAATATTCGACCTAAAATATCCATAATATTGAGTTTCACCCAACTTGTCGAGGACCCTTTGAGTCTTCACCTCTACGATTAATAGTATAGGAACTATGACCTGTTTTGTTTATTCAATTTGTAAAGACTTATTTATTAGTTTACTAGATAGTTTCATTTTTAATGCTTTTAGATGTCaagatataattttttgtacttgtttttggtttttttctttacttttataaGTACCTCACTTGAAGGAAGCTACATTAGCAAAGCTTAATGGTTTTGGGAAAAATTCGTGATCATTTTTTGAGTGTGTTAAGTTTAAGGATTCTTTTTTATCCtttcattttttacttttagatGTTATGATATTAATTCTTATgctttttttgtgtgtttttataGGTGCCTCGTTTGAAGAAAGCTACATCATTTAAGATTATTGGTTAAGGAAAAAATTGTCAATCATTTTTTGAGTTTGTTAAGTTGAGGGAGTGCACTTTATCCTTCTATCTTTGATGTTGCACATCGAAGACAATACAAAATTCAAGTGAGTGGAAAGtgttttaggttttattttatctttgcatgaatattagttagtttttttttcttttgcagttTTTCCCTTGTTTCTTAGAATTTTGCTTGTGCTTAGTTGAAGTGGTAATTCTATGACATTGATTGTGAATGCAAAGTACTAAGCATGTAAAGCTTAATGAATGAGTTGTGTATTGAGAATGTTATTGTGTCATGAGAAGAGtctctaatatttttataattaggttGTTTTAAGGATTTTGGATACttcaatttttagtttcattGACAATATTACCTATCGAATATGATATGGATGAGCTAAAATTGATACTAAGTAggtaataatattaaacatcTAGTGTCTTGGTTTTAGAATTCACCATCTTGATAGCCTTGAGGTGAATAGGAAATTTCTATATGTATTTCTAGGAGATGATCTAGTAATTTCTTTGGAGCTTTTGAACATTTTGAacttacttttataatatctttTTCCTAGTACCTTATATTTGAGCCTTTAGCTTATTTGTTAATGTATATCTCTAGATTAGCCAAAATTAAACCTTAGTATTTAACCTCCATTATTTTTGTATACTTAAGTATTTGGTGCGTAATGGATTTATCGTTATAGTTTAAATATCAATGAGGTAGTTATGGTACATTAAGGTGAAAGTTATTGGTGAGAGATGTTGAGTATGCCCAAATACTAATCATATGATGATTATAATAACATGCTTTTACttagtttattaataaaagGCGTTGCCttattatattcaatatttattttatgtttaaaaaagtGTATAATGATAATGTCCAAATAACAATGTGATCATTTTAAATGTCATTAGTCAAGTACTAttatgggcttggacaaaataaTACATTGAAACTCATATGTGCTTGATTCATAACAAGTGTTATTATAGCTATGTGATATTAGATCAACACTTATGTATATATTAGAGAACAATATACTTGATTGACCCGTCGCGAgaatgtttcttggattattatgtaatagttaCAACATTTCTCATAGTGATAATTGTATGGGTGATCCTTAGACTTTAAATCATCATTGTTCCAACATCATGAATTGTATGCTTTAACACAATCAAAGGTCTTCCGTAAATGGTTGTACTCTAAATATTTATGTTGGGTGTGCGACATTCTGTATAGTGGATGTGAGTGATTAAGATAGGATATTTCCCTCCTATATAATGGAAGAAATATCTCAGGTCTCTTGAtcgagtgagactagaaatgtaTGGTCGTACTCAAATGacttgatatgagatatcacacttatttacATTATCTTTGTCTACTCGGGAATCAAGAAACAAGATTGACCTATACAAATGTGACTATTTCATGACTTGTGTTCAATCTAGGTATTAAGGACAAATGGATATGTTACAACATAATATTTCACAGAAAGTCATGTCGAACCACGACTTCCTGCAACTTGGGTAGCAGTGATGCATTGTTAGATGTCACTCATTGTTTGTACATTAGAATCTTTTTAATATTACCGCCAATGTTACAAGATCCTATAGGGTCACACTCTTTGGTTGGGACGATTGGAATGCAAATTAAAATTGGAATTATATTTAACATgccacaaaaattaaattgattatagaaatgttttaataattaattgaatttgacaatgttaaaattaaacatgatatgTGTACATATTTGATGTACATATGTAGAAggtttgattaaaataatgttaaaatatattgctcacgttttaatataaaaaatttgctttatcaaataaataaatctttttttttgattttttgaataaaattgatatCTCCTACGCGCAAGGTAAGGTTCTGACCCCGTCTGGTTTGGATCTGCACCCCGCTGCACGCGAGGTAGGATTCCAAGCTTAGTTATTCAATCACCCTTCAAGAGGGTTCccatatataaacacatctcacacttggtatttaaccaatgtgggatctaagcctttacttttcctcaacaaatatttccaagtagcttactttgagcatcaatttctcattcattactcaaccattttgagcatatgatatgccgttgtaaaggtctcatggagtagaatatgaaaccaaaattttatgatttaactctccacctttacctatTGATAATATGTCTCAAAGTTcccataaaatgtaatttttccaacaatcccccaggtgaatgaaaattgatatttttatcgAAAGACATTGACTCGATAGTTGCATAGGATAGGTAGGTATCCACCCTTGAAtcttccattgtgaaagtatatttactttactagctaaCCAATAGACATAATGTCCTTGAACTGTTCTGCAGTTTGTGTAAATGATGATATACCTCACACAACTACCTCTGTGGCAAGGTTTTAGTTCTCATGGTTATGTTCATATAGCAATGAACATCTCTTGGTTTTGTAAGAGTTTGAGAGAACTATGCCTCAATAGTTTCCTTGAAGTGGCCCTACTTCACTCTCATATAGGTGACTTATGTTGTTCAGCTCACCGAAACACACAATGGTCATTAAAAGCATTTCTTAACCTTTCCCATTTTTAGTCACTATTTACATAATAGGAATGAACTTGGGAAAAGAAACCCCCACAGTGACCTCACAAGGTCTACACAATTAGGTTGTCCCTTTGAACCTAGTTCTTGGGATCTCTAGTCAACTAGGTTGGGTTTTCCTTCACATAGTGCCTTTCATTTCCATGGGCTTTAGTCTCATTCCTTTTGGTGTTTTATCAACCTGATCTCGATTTAAACCTTTAGTTACCGAATCCgcaattttatcttttgattttacaaaatcaatagaGATAACTCTGTTTGAGTTCAGTTTTTAATGGTATTGTATCGACGACGCATATGTCTTGACTTATCATTATACATTGCATTTTGTGCTCGACCCATTGTTGCTTGGTTATCACAATATATGCATATTGTGGGCACATGCTTTAGCCAGTCAGGAATATCCTCCAAGAATTTTTAAAGTCATTCTACCTCTTCTCTAGATTTTTCTAGAGCTACAAACTTAGATTCTATTGCGGATCTGCTTATAATCATTTGTCTTGAGGATTTCCATGACAAAGCTCCTCCTCCCAATTTAAAGATATATCCACTTGTGCCTTTGGCATCTTGAATATCATATATCCAGTTGGCATCTGAGAATCCTTCTAAAATAGTAGGATCTCTGGAATAATGTAATCCATAGTCCCAAGTATATCTAAGATATCTCAGTATCCTCACAATTGCTTTCCAGTGGTTTCCCCCCGGATTGCTTGTGAATTTGCTTAAACTGCTCACGGTGGAAGCAGTATTTGGTCTAGTATAGCTCATAAGGTACATTAGACTGTTTATGACCCTGGCATATTCCACTTGGTTAACGCTTTTACCTCTATTTTCGGACAGATGTTGGCTCGTATCTATTGGAGTTCTGGCTATACCGGAATTATCATTGCTAAATTTTCCAAGAACCCTGTCCATATAGTGTGACTGAGGCAATATGAGTCCTTCAGATGACCTTTAAATTTAgatacccaaaatcacatcagcTAGTCTCATATATTTCATGTCAAatcttgaatttaacatgtttttggTACGTTTTACCATTTCATTGTTACTTCCAACAATGAgtatgtcatcaacatataagcaTAGGATTATATATCTAATATCATTAGTTTTGACATACACACATTTATCACACATCTTGAAGCCATTTGTCATCATGACATTATCAAACTTTTCATGCCATTATTTTGGTGCTTGCTTAACTCCATATAAAGACTTCACCAATTCACAGACTTTCCTTTCTTGTCCTGGAACTACATGACCCTTAGGTTGTACCATATagatttcttcataaatatATCCATTTAGGAAAGCGATTTTCACATCCATTTAATGTACTTCTAGATTTCGCAAGGCTGCAATTACAAGTATCATCCTTATGGAAGTTATTCTAAAAACTAGAGAAAAGGTATCAAATTAGTCAAGGTCTTCCCTTTATTTATAACCTTTTATAACCAATCTAGCCTTGTACTTATCAATTATTCCATCTGCTTTCATTTTCCGTTTAAAAATCCATTTAgaatttaatggtttaattcctGGATGAAGATCCATTAATTCCCATCTATGATTTTGTATGATGGaatcaatttcacttttaatagCATCTTTCCATAAGGTGCTTTCAAATGATCGTATAGCATCAGTATACGTTTGACGATTCGGCCTCTAGCATAAAGGTTAAAAAATTCGACCCAAAAGACTTTTCTACCCTAGCTCGTTTACTCCTTCTTGGCTCTATCTCAGTTTCAGCCTCGTCCGGACTATTTTCATCTATAGTATTTGAAGCTCGTTTTCTTCAACTTGAATCAACATTTATAGCTTTATAAGGGAAgctattttaaaagaatgaagcATTCTTTCATTCTAATATAGTATTCTTGTGAATGTCAAGATTTTTCGATT
This genomic window from Gossypium raimondii isolate GPD5lz chromosome 10, ASM2569854v1, whole genome shotgun sequence contains:
- the LOC128033973 gene encoding secreted RxLR effector protein 161-like; the protein is MDRVLGKFSNDNSGIARTPIDTSQHLSENRGKSVNQVEYARVINSLMYLMSYTRPNTASTVSSLSKFTSNPGGNHWKAIVRILRYLRYTWDYGLHYSRDPTILEGFSDANWIYDIQDAKGTSGYIFKLGGGALSWKSSRQMIISRSAIESKFVALEKSREEVE